The following are from one region of the Limisphaera ngatamarikiensis genome:
- a CDS encoding phosphoribosylanthranilate isomerase encodes MNTHEVRVKICGITTPEDALAAADAGADMVGLMFAQASPRYLPLPAAAAVARVLPPHIVRVGVFVDPDAATVWQAITTCALNMLQFHGHESPDFCRQFGLMTIKAFRIRDESSLQALTAYDTDAWLLDAWVPGAAGGTGRTFNWELARRARNLGRPIILAGGLTPDNVGQAIRTVQPFAVDVSSGVEIAPGRKCPQKMRAFVAAVRQAAATLATEPS; translated from the coding sequence ATGAACACGCACGAGGTCCGCGTCAAAATCTGCGGCATCACCACGCCCGAAGATGCCCTGGCCGCCGCCGACGCCGGCGCCGACATGGTGGGCCTGATGTTCGCCCAGGCCAGCCCTCGCTATCTGCCCCTGCCGGCCGCCGCCGCCGTCGCCCGCGTCCTGCCCCCGCACATCGTGCGCGTGGGTGTCTTCGTCGACCCCGACGCCGCCACCGTCTGGCAGGCCATCACCACCTGCGCCCTCAACATGCTCCAGTTCCACGGCCACGAATCCCCGGACTTCTGCCGCCAGTTCGGCCTCATGACCATCAAAGCCTTCCGCATCCGCGACGAGTCCTCACTCCAGGCACTGACCGCCTACGACACGGACGCCTGGCTGCTCGACGCCTGGGTGCCCGGCGCCGCCGGTGGCACCGGCCGGACCTTCAACTGGGAACTGGCCCGCCGCGCCCGCAACCTCGGCCGACCCATCATCCTCGCTGGCGGACTCACACCGGACAACGTCGGCCAGGCCATCCGCACCGTCCAACCGTTCGCCGTGGACGTCTCCAGCGGGGTCGAAATTGCGCCCGGCCGCAAGTGCCCCCAAAAAATGCGGGCCTTCGTCGCCGCCGTCCGCCAGGCCGCCGCCACACTGGCGACCGAGCCCTCCTAA
- a CDS encoding class I SAM-dependent methyltransferase, whose amino-acid sequence MDPSLQAETERLRHAWDRHDPAWLGQYLVRDVEDPRRNLQSILTRHFLLSTLQQPEWEPIFQAELDFAAALNWILNPAHGIATPDDRHLLRFGLQTGAANVEGIEIPPFLRRIYSQLPLRIGPVTVPHYLDAWLQRPEPADPDDPHLESVLDTFARLWSQLLEPIPPTGLRVLEPACGSANDARFLDRYGLLRIFDYTGFDLCPANVANARALCPRGRFLEANLFELPFPDRAFDLAFLHDLFEHLSPRALPVAARELCRVVRYGLCLHFFHMDEIPEHVVQPLGPYHWNLLSLDQTWNLFAREGFHGVPIHIGSYLQQRTGSPRTHNPAAYTFLLYRSQP is encoded by the coding sequence ATGGACCCCTCCCTGCAGGCCGAAACCGAACGCCTCCGCCACGCTTGGGACCGGCACGACCCCGCCTGGCTGGGCCAGTACCTCGTCCGCGACGTCGAAGACCCGCGCCGCAACCTCCAAAGCATCCTCACCCGACATTTCCTCCTTTCCACCCTGCAGCAACCGGAATGGGAACCCATCTTCCAGGCCGAGCTCGACTTCGCCGCCGCCCTCAACTGGATCCTCAATCCCGCCCACGGCATCGCCACCCCGGATGATCGCCACCTCCTCCGGTTCGGCCTCCAAACCGGTGCCGCCAACGTTGAAGGCATTGAAATCCCGCCCTTCCTCCGCCGAATCTACAGCCAGCTCCCCCTCCGCATCGGGCCGGTCACGGTGCCCCATTACCTGGACGCCTGGCTCCAACGACCCGAGCCCGCCGACCCCGATGACCCCCACCTCGAATCCGTCCTCGACACCTTTGCCCGCCTGTGGTCCCAACTCCTCGAGCCCATACCCCCTACCGGCCTCCGCGTGCTCGAACCCGCTTGCGGATCGGCCAACGACGCCCGCTTCCTCGATCGCTACGGGCTGCTCCGAATCTTCGATTACACCGGGTTCGACCTCTGCCCCGCCAACGTCGCCAACGCACGCGCCCTCTGTCCCCGCGGCCGTTTCCTGGAAGCCAACCTGTTCGAATTGCCGTTCCCCGATCGCGCCTTCGATCTGGCCTTCCTGCATGACCTCTTCGAACACCTCTCCCCGCGGGCCCTCCCCGTGGCCGCACGCGAACTGTGCCGCGTCGTCCGATACGGCCTCTGCCTCCACTTCTTTCACATGGACGAAATCCCTGAACACGTCGTCCAACCCCTCGGGCCCTACCACTGGAACCTGCTCAGCCTCGACCAGACCTGGAACCTCTTCGCCCGCGAAGGATTCCACGGCGTCCCCATCCACATCGGCTCCTACCTGCAACAGCGAACCGGATCGCCCAGGACCCATAACCCCGCCGCCTACACCTTCCTCCTCTACCGCTCCCAACCCTGA
- the fsa gene encoding fructose-6-phosphate aldolase: MKFFLDSADLNEIRQAASLGILDGVTTNPSLIRKAGAQDFHEHIRQICESVPGDVSAEVTAVDYEGMLREARTLAAIHERVVVKIPLIPDGIRAIKTLSAEGIRTNCTLCFSATQALVAAKAGATYISPFLGRLDDISSEGTRLISQIVQIYRNYHFQTRVLAASLRHPMHVLEVALLGADVATMPFSVMTQLLKHPLTDIGLDRFLKDWEAYLQSRNPQKA; the protein is encoded by the coding sequence ATGAAATTCTTCCTCGACAGCGCCGATTTGAACGAAATCCGCCAGGCCGCCAGCCTCGGCATCCTGGACGGCGTCACCACCAACCCCTCCCTCATCCGCAAGGCCGGGGCACAAGACTTCCACGAACATATCCGACAAATCTGTGAATCGGTCCCGGGCGATGTCTCCGCCGAGGTCACCGCCGTGGATTACGAGGGCATGTTGCGCGAGGCCCGAACCCTCGCCGCCATCCACGAACGTGTCGTGGTCAAAATCCCGCTCATCCCTGACGGCATCCGTGCCATCAAAACCCTGTCCGCGGAAGGCATCCGCACCAATTGCACCCTCTGCTTCTCCGCCACCCAGGCCCTGGTCGCCGCCAAGGCCGGCGCCACCTATATCAGCCCCTTCCTCGGCCGCCTCGACGACATCAGCTCGGAAGGCACCCGGCTCATCAGCCAGATCGTGCAAATCTACCGCAACTATCACTTCCAAACCCGCGTCCTGGCCGCCTCGCTCCGCCATCCCATGCACGTCCTGGAGGTGGCACTCCTGGGCGCCGACGTCGCCACCATGCCCTTCTCCGTCATGACGCAGCTCCTGAAACACCCGCTCACCGACATCGGACTCGACCGGTTCCTCAAAGACTGGGAGGCCTACCTCCAGTCCCGCAACCCGCAGAAAGCCTGA
- a CDS encoding rhamnogalacturonan acetylesterase, whose amino-acid sequence MNADGMGRGGPGAAGPAVAGGMFAGGEGWVARHWRNRFREESPAPAGRAPVEPLAGQGPDRLRCGLLFRWWGSAWVRTRARPSLWLLALVLTCGLLVEVSAADGSWRFDFGSGACAAGWVQVTAKDRYDPVRGWGFDLGCVPEDFAEEGPTELLSDGVTSEQPFFFSVRVPEGNHRVVVTLGRLGAGSTNWIKAESRRLMAERVVTEPGRFVTVAFTVNVRTPRLPDGRLVRLKAREENVLHWDDKLTLEFSGVRPAVTAVEIDPDPSAPTIFLLGDSTVTDQPEEPWCSWGQILPRFFRCGVAVANHAESGESLTSSLRALRVEKVLSQLRAGDFVFLQYGHNDQKERGEGAGPHGNYRTNLIRVIEAVRVRGAEPVLVTSMERKAGVERPTLGEYPEAMRRVAREWDVPLLDLNRMSVVLYGALGPALDRAFVDGSHHTVDGAYLLARCVVAGIQERGLSVGRYLVPDLGAFDPAHPPGPDRLYVPPSPQRSERRPDGS is encoded by the coding sequence ATGAACGCGGATGGCATGGGCAGGGGCGGCCCTGGAGCAGCGGGGCCCGCGGTGGCGGGTGGCATGTTCGCGGGTGGGGAGGGATGGGTTGCGCGGCATTGGCGCAACCGATTTCGGGAGGAGAGCCCGGCCCCGGCGGGCCGGGCACCGGTCGAACCGTTAGCGGGTCAGGGGCCGGACCGGCTCCGTTGTGGGCTGCTGTTCCGCTGGTGGGGATCGGCGTGGGTAAGGACCCGGGCGCGGCCATCGTTGTGGTTGCTGGCTCTGGTGCTGACGTGTGGGCTGTTGGTGGAAGTGTCAGCGGCGGACGGGTCGTGGCGGTTTGATTTCGGTTCCGGCGCATGTGCGGCAGGGTGGGTGCAGGTGACGGCGAAAGATCGTTACGACCCGGTCCGGGGCTGGGGGTTTGATCTCGGGTGCGTGCCCGAGGATTTTGCAGAGGAAGGGCCCACGGAACTACTGAGCGACGGAGTGACGTCGGAGCAGCCGTTTTTCTTTTCCGTGCGGGTGCCGGAGGGGAACCATCGGGTGGTGGTCACCCTGGGCCGGTTGGGGGCGGGATCGACGAACTGGATCAAGGCGGAGTCGCGGCGGTTGATGGCGGAGCGGGTGGTGACGGAGCCGGGTCGGTTTGTGACGGTGGCCTTTACGGTGAATGTACGCACGCCGCGGCTGCCGGACGGGCGCCTGGTGCGTTTGAAGGCGCGGGAAGAGAATGTGTTGCACTGGGACGATAAACTAACGCTCGAGTTCAGCGGGGTGAGACCGGCGGTGACCGCGGTGGAGATTGATCCGGATCCGTCGGCGCCGACGATTTTCCTGTTGGGAGACTCGACGGTGACGGACCAGCCGGAGGAGCCGTGGTGCAGTTGGGGTCAGATTTTGCCCCGGTTTTTCCGTTGTGGTGTGGCGGTGGCGAATCATGCGGAATCGGGGGAATCCCTGACGAGTTCGTTGCGAGCGTTGAGGGTGGAGAAGGTGTTGAGCCAGCTCAGGGCCGGCGATTTTGTGTTTTTGCAGTACGGGCACAATGATCAGAAGGAGAGGGGTGAAGGGGCGGGCCCGCACGGGAATTACCGGACGAACCTGATCCGGGTGATCGAGGCGGTTCGGGTCCGGGGGGCCGAGCCGGTTCTGGTGACTTCGATGGAGCGGAAGGCGGGGGTGGAACGGCCCACGCTGGGGGAGTATCCCGAGGCGATGCGGCGGGTGGCCCGGGAGTGGGACGTACCGCTGTTGGATCTGAATCGGATGAGTGTGGTGTTGTATGGTGCGCTGGGGCCGGCGCTGGACCGGGCCTTTGTGGACGGGTCGCATCACACGGTCGACGGGGCGTATCTGCTGGCCCGTTGCGTGGTGGCGGGGATTCAGGAGAGGGGGTTGTCGGTGGGGAGGTATTTGGTGCCGGATTTGGGGGCGTTTGATCCGGCGCATCCGCCCGGGCCGGACCGGTTGTATGTGCCCCCCAGCCCGCAAAGGTCGGAGCGACGCCCGGACGGGAGTTGA
- a CDS encoding GNAT family N-acetyltransferase has protein sequence MCIEFAVAKYPAIVRLRDGKECTVRLLQPEDAARFYEFLKAVPEEERLFIKPRLTPRLVRQWCRQLKPEENLTLVMLHGDRIIGEATLHQRPGGWKRHIGKVTVLTHPEYRGIDVAKLLVKELLEIAPHCGLERLEAELNGERKVAIRALYQLGFEQWAHIPGYLRDLQFRPHDYVLLGINLVTDEEYAAALG, from the coding sequence ATGTGCATCGAATTCGCGGTGGCCAAGTACCCTGCCATTGTCCGCCTGCGGGACGGCAAGGAATGTACGGTGCGGCTGTTACAGCCCGAGGACGCGGCCCGTTTCTATGAGTTTTTGAAGGCGGTGCCGGAGGAGGAACGGTTGTTTATCAAACCGCGGTTGACGCCGCGATTGGTCCGGCAGTGGTGCCGACAATTGAAGCCCGAAGAGAATCTCACCCTGGTGATGTTGCACGGGGACCGCATCATCGGCGAGGCCACCCTGCACCAGCGACCCGGCGGCTGGAAGCGGCACATCGGGAAGGTGACCGTGCTGACGCACCCGGAGTATCGGGGGATTGATGTGGCCAAGTTGCTGGTCAAGGAGCTGCTCGAGATTGCGCCCCATTGCGGACTGGAACGGCTGGAGGCGGAGCTGAACGGCGAACGCAAGGTGGCCATTCGGGCCCTTTACCAACTGGGCTTTGAGCAGTGGGCCCACATCCCCGGGTACCTGCGCGACCTCCAATTCCGGCCGCACGACTACGTTTTGCTGGGCATCAACCTGGTGACGGACGAGGAATACGCCGCGGCGTTGGGCTGA
- a CDS encoding TIGR00282 family metallophosphoesterase has translation MKLLFIGDVVGRPGRQAVQALVPRLRSELGLDYVVANGENSAGGAGITSKTAAELFAAGVDVITTGDHVWDQKEAAQLLETEPRVLRPLNYPPGVPGRGSCLVRQEGKPPLAVINAQGRTFMPALENPFLLVPPEVERLRQETPIILVDFHAEATSEKIAFGRLLDGRVSAVIGTHTHVPTADEQIFPGGTAYLTDAGFTGPQESVLGREIAPVLRRFLTQCPQRFEVARNRVMLLGALIEVDPATGRAVSIRRIAEPWAVESAPAPAESSSLNGGSA, from the coding sequence GTGAAGTTGTTGTTCATCGGTGATGTGGTGGGGCGGCCGGGTCGGCAGGCCGTGCAGGCGCTGGTACCGCGTTTGCGCAGTGAACTGGGACTCGACTACGTGGTGGCCAACGGGGAGAACAGCGCCGGCGGCGCCGGCATCACCAGCAAAACCGCCGCAGAGTTGTTTGCCGCCGGCGTGGACGTGATCACCACCGGCGACCACGTTTGGGATCAGAAGGAGGCGGCGCAATTGCTCGAAACCGAGCCGCGCGTGTTGCGCCCGCTCAATTATCCGCCGGGCGTACCCGGCCGGGGCAGCTGCCTCGTCCGGCAGGAGGGGAAACCGCCCCTGGCCGTCATCAACGCTCAGGGACGCACCTTCATGCCCGCCCTGGAAAATCCGTTCCTCCTCGTTCCGCCCGAGGTTGAGCGACTTCGACAGGAAACGCCGATCATCCTGGTGGATTTCCACGCCGAGGCCACCTCGGAAAAAATCGCGTTCGGCCGACTGCTGGACGGTCGGGTCAGCGCCGTGATTGGCACCCACACCCACGTGCCCACCGCGGACGAACAGATCTTTCCCGGCGGAACAGCCTACCTGACCGATGCCGGTTTCACCGGCCCTCAGGAGAGCGTGTTGGGACGGGAAATCGCCCCGGTCTTGCGCCGGTTTCTCACACAGTGCCCGCAACGGTTTGAGGTGGCACGAAACCGGGTCATGCTGCTGGGCGCGCTCATCGAGGTGGACCCGGCCACGGGCCGGGCGGTAAGCATCCGCCGCATTGCCGAACCCTGGGCGGTGGAATCCGCCCCGGCACCCGCCGAGTCCTCATCGCTCAACGGCGGATCCGCCTGA
- a CDS encoding DUF488 family protein translates to MEIRLKRVYDPPEPGDGQRFLVDRLWPRGLSKDALSLDGWLKELAPSDALRRWFGHEPARWEEFRKRYRQELVQKAESLARLRAAARRGTITLVYAARDPLHNQAVVLREVLLESPAPTAAPTAPQPRPGPTTAQARSRSRPRRPAGRTTPKNQRPREITGP, encoded by the coding sequence ATGGAGATTCGACTCAAGCGCGTGTATGACCCGCCGGAGCCAGGGGATGGACAACGGTTTCTTGTGGATCGGCTCTGGCCGCGCGGCCTGTCCAAAGACGCGCTCTCCCTTGACGGGTGGCTCAAGGAACTGGCGCCGAGCGATGCGCTCCGACGATGGTTCGGTCATGAGCCCGCCCGATGGGAGGAGTTCCGCAAGCGGTACCGGCAAGAGCTTGTTCAAAAGGCCGAATCCCTGGCTCGCCTTCGAGCTGCAGCGCGTCGCGGCACCATCACTCTGGTCTATGCCGCCCGCGATCCCCTGCACAACCAGGCCGTCGTCCTCCGCGAGGTCCTTCTTGAATCACCGGCTCCCACGGCCGCGCCGACCGCCCCACAACCCCGGCCCGGCCCGACCACGGCGCAGGCCCGGTCGCGCAGCCGGCCCCGACGCCCTGCTGGTCGCACAACGCCAAAGAACCAACGCCCGCGGGAGATCACCGGACCATGA